The proteins below are encoded in one region of Oreochromis niloticus isolate F11D_XX linkage group LG6, O_niloticus_UMD_NMBU, whole genome shotgun sequence:
- the tmem134 gene encoding transmembrane protein 134 isoform X2: MATQFTIDDAFVLEGDEEGAVTGGEPQGWKDREGGEMTFGPLSFSKPQNHPSPAAAASPEPTNLKYQNLENEDALGNNGNSSFNNFFKISDPATLSYCSSQWSFSTLSSVTQLSAHCCGWMSHPLVKKNRRVVLSSFLLLITGVALIFTGIGIQLNPSAGSCKYHRLSYS, translated from the exons atggcaacacaGTTTACCATCGACGATGCGTTTGTGCTGGAGGGAGATGAGGAGGGGGCTGTGACTGGCGGAGAGCCGCAGGGATGGAAGGACAGAGAAGGAGGAGAGATGACATTTGGCCCTttgagtttctccaaacctcagAATCATCCCTCACCTGCTGCCGCCGCCTCCCCTGAACCCACTAACCTCAAGTATCAG AATCTGGAAAATGAAGATGCCTTGGGCAACAACGGGAATTCCTCTTTCAATAACTTCTTCAAAATCAG TGACCCTGCAACACTGTCTTACTGCAGCTCTCAGTGGTCCTTCAGCACCTTGAGTTCAGTCACGCAGCTTTCTGCGCACTGCTGCGG GTGGATGTCCCATCCGCTggtgaagaaaaacagaagggttGTTCTCTCTTCATTCCTTCTCCTCATCACTGGAGTTG ctcTTATTTTCACAGGTATTGGCATACAGCTCAATCCAAGTGCAG GCAGCTGCAAATATCACAGATTGAGCTACAGCTGA
- the tmem134 gene encoding transmembrane protein 134 isoform X1 gives MATQFTIDDAFVLEGDEEGAVTGGEPQGWKDREGGEMTFGPLSFSKPQNHPSPAAAASPEPTNLKYQNLENEDALGNNGNSSFNNFFKISDPATLSYCSSQWSFSTLSSVTQLSAHCCGWMSHPLVKKNRRVVLSSFLLLITGVALIFTGIGIQLNPSAGISSAIFFIPGFLLFIPGVYHVIYISCAVRGRRGFKLFYLPYFEK, from the exons atggcaacacaGTTTACCATCGACGATGCGTTTGTGCTGGAGGGAGATGAGGAGGGGGCTGTGACTGGCGGAGAGCCGCAGGGATGGAAGGACAGAGAAGGAGGAGAGATGACATTTGGCCCTttgagtttctccaaacctcagAATCATCCCTCACCTGCTGCCGCCGCCTCCCCTGAACCCACTAACCTCAAGTATCAG AATCTGGAAAATGAAGATGCCTTGGGCAACAACGGGAATTCCTCTTTCAATAACTTCTTCAAAATCAG TGACCCTGCAACACTGTCTTACTGCAGCTCTCAGTGGTCCTTCAGCACCTTGAGTTCAGTCACGCAGCTTTCTGCGCACTGCTGCGG GTGGATGTCCCATCCGCTggtgaagaaaaacagaagggttGTTCTCTCTTCATTCCTTCTCCTCATCACTGGAGTTG ctcTTATTTTCACAGGTATTGGCATACAGCTCAATCCAAGTGCAG GTATTTCAAGTGCTATTTTCTTCATTCCTGGATTTCTTCTGTTTATCCCTGGAG TGTACCATGTGATTTACATCAGCTGTGCAGTCCGTGGTAGAAGAGGCTTCAAACTGTTCTACCTAccttattttgaaaaatga
- the aip gene encoding AH receptor-interacting protein — protein sequence MEEEARKLLAEGIKKKLISPGKGDLSTFPKGTKVVFHYRTSLCEGTVLDDSRTMGGRSKPMELILGKKFKLAVWERLVITMREGEIADFTCDTKHTALYPLVSRSLRNISVGKDPLEGQRHCCGIAQIHSHHSLGHKDLDHLQANPQPLVFTIELLEVLPPGSFQLDVWAMTDEEKLSFVPQIHEEGNKLFKEGHISEARDKYYNGIACLKNLQMKEQPGDESWLKLDQLITTLLLNYCQCLLLEGQYYEVIEHCSSLLFKYENNVKALYKRAKAHAAVWNEAEARADFAKLLELDPSLGPSVAKELKTMEDRIRSKQKEEKGRYKDLFNYNTPPATATTG from the exons ATGGAGGAAGAGGCTCGCAAGCTTCTCGCGGAGggaattaaaaagaaattaatcAGTCCCGGTAAAGGAGACTTATCGACCTTTCCCAAAGGAACTAAG GTGGTCTTTCACTACCGCACCAGCCTGTGTGAGGGCACCGTGCTGGATGACTCCAGAACCATGGGGGGCCGCAGCAAACCCATGGAGCTCATCCTGGGCAAAAAGTTTAAACTGGCTGTGTGGGAAAGACTGGTCATCACTATGAGAGAAGGAGAAATTGCAGATTTTACCTGTGACACCAAG CACACAGCACTCTATCCGCTTGTGTCCCGGTCCTTAAGAAACATCAGTGTTGGTAAGGACCCTCTGGAAGGCCAGAGGCACTGCTGTGGCATCGCCCAGATCCACTCGCACCACTCTTTGGGTCACAAGGACCTGGATCATCTCCAAGCCAATCCACAGCCACTTGTCTTTACTATCGAGCTGCTGGAG GTTCTTCCTCCCGGGTCATTCCAGCTGGATGTGTGGGCCATGACGGATGAGGAGAAACTCAGTTTTGTGCCTCAGATCCACGAGGAGGGCAACAAGCTCTTCAAAGAAGGCCACATCAGTGAGGCCAGAGACAAATACTACAATGGCATCGCCTGCCTTAAAAACCTACAGATGAAG GAGCAACCTGGAGATGAAAGTTGGTTAAAGTTGGACCAGCTGATCACAAcactgcttctcaactactgtcAGTGCCTCTTGCTCGAGGGCCAGTATTACGAGGTCATCGAACACTGCTCGTCCCTGCTCTTCAAATACGAGA ACAACGTAAAGGCCCTTTACAAGCGCGCTAAAGCCCACGCTGCCGTGTGGAACGAGGCGGAGGCGCGAGCTGACTTCGCCAAGCTCTTGGAACTGGATCCTTCTCTGGGACCGTCTGTGGCCAAGGAGCTGAAAACCATGGAGGACAGGATCCGCTCCAAACAGAAGGAGGAAAAGGGTCGCTACAAGGACCTGTTCAACTACAACACGCCACCAGCCACTGCCACTACA GGTTGA
- the cdk2ap2 gene encoding cyclin-dependent kinase 2-associated protein 2, with protein sequence MSYKPIAPAPSGSNHTPPGSSVPSPSLPSSSNFRPAFSDFGPPSMGFVQPVKVSQGSTYSELLSVIEEMSREIRPTYAGSKSAMERLKRGIIHARALVRECLAETERSART encoded by the exons ATGAGTTACAAACCCATTGCTCCTGCACCATCTGGCTCCAACCACACTCCACCAG GGTCTTCTGTGCCCTCTCCATCTCTTCCATCGTCGTCCAACTTCAGGCCAGCCTTCAGTGACTTTGGCCCGCCCTCCATGGGCTTTGTTCAG CCTGTGAAAGTGTCCCAAGGGTCCACCTACAGTGAGCTCCTGTCTGTCATTGAGGAGATGAGCCGTGAGATCAGGCCCACATACGCAGGGAGCAAGAGCGCTATGGAGAGGCTAAAGAGAG GTATAATCCATGCCCGTGCACTGGTCAGGGAGTGTCTTGCAGAGACGGAGAGAAGCGCCCGCACATAA